Proteins encoded within one genomic window of Oryza brachyantha chromosome 7, ObraRS2, whole genome shotgun sequence:
- the LOC102708815 gene encoding ABC transporter G family member 1-like: MAATPSPLPRWAPTPSPTRPLRTPGTPSAVAGAGSMSSWRSCVPSINFTSVFGSAARRGLAGGESPALPHVVDQEYGYRDGSITTTATADDRPPPPKEEMAMTSSVCRRRGVFLTWDDLCVTAPAAAGGRKSRAVILDGLAGHACPGEVLAIMGPSGCGKTTLLDALAGRLSPNMKMRGDILINGRREKLGFGTSAYVTQENMLMATLTVTEAVRYSAQLQLPEFMAVAEKRARADSAIRQMGLAAVAGVRIGGRVCKGISGGQRRRVSICVELLASPALLFLDEPTSGLDSAASYHVMSRIARIARRDRMTVVAAVHQPSTEVFELFHGLCLLAGGKTVYFGPASDAIGFFEANGFPCPLRMNPSDHFLRMINKDFEESEDGSTVISSRAAEVIQTLIGSFKSRGSLGTGNEACPMIEKGTTIIRQRQATFLTKTFVLTKRSFVNMHRDTGYYWLRFVIYIAICLSIGTIFFDVGSNFASIQARASMLMFTSTLLTMMAIGGFPSFVEDMKIFRKERMSGHYGATEFVISNTLSSVPYLGIISIIPGAIAYYLTGLQRGVDHFIYFAAVLWACTMLVEGLMMIVAAIVPDFLLGIITGSGVQGVLMLNAGFFRLPSDLPKPVWKYPTYFISYHKYATQGLYKNELLGLSFEDAAGGGGLTVSGEYILKNYLQVELGYSKWVDLAILVGMIVIYRVVFLGIIKISEVVKPRMFHFLCASKV, translated from the exons ATGGcagcgacgccgtcgccgctgccgaggTGGGCGCCCACGCCGAGCCCCACGAGGCCACTGAGGACGCCCGGCACTCccagcgccgtcgccggcgcgggctCCATGTCGTCATGGCGCAGCTGTGTCCCGTCGATCAATTTCACTTCCGTCTTCGGATCGGCTGCGCGGcgtggcctcgccggcggggagTCACCGGCCCTGCCCCACGTCGTCGACCAGGAGTACGGTTACCGCGACGGCAGCATTACTACTACTGCAACTGCCGAcgaccggccgccgccaccgaagGAGGAGATGGCGATGACCTCCAGcgtgtgccgccgccgtggggTGTTCCTGACATGGGACGATCTGTGcgtgacggcgccggcggctgccggcggcAGGAAGAGCCGCGCCGTGATACTCGACGGGCTCGCCGGGCACGCCTGCCCCGGCGAGGTGCTGGCTATCATGGGGCCTTCCGGCTGTGGAAAGACCACCTTGCTTGACGCCTTAGCTG GGAGGCTGAGCCCCAACATGAAAATGAGAGGAGACATCCTGATCAATGGCCGGCGCGAGAAACTTGGCTTTGGAACATCC GCTTACGTGACCCAAGAGAACATGCTGATGGCGACGCTGACGGTGACGGAGGCCGTGCGGTACTCggcgcagctgcagctgccggAGTTCATGGCGGTCGCCGAGAAGCGGGCCCGCGCCGACAGCGCCATCCGGCAGATGGGGctcgcggcggtggccggcgtcCGGATCGGCGGCCGCGTGTGCAAGGGCATCAGCGGCGGGCAGCGGAGGCGGGTGAGCATCTGCGTCGAGCTgctggcgtcgccggcgctgcTGTTCCTCGACGAGCCCACGAGCGGGCTCGACAGCGCCGCGTCGTACCACGTCATGAGCCGCATCGCCCGGATCGCCAGGAGGGACCGGATgacggtcgtcgccgccgtgcaccAGCCGAGCACGGAGGTGTTCGAGCTGTTCCATGGCCTCTGCCTGCTGGCTGGTGGGAAGACGGTGTATTTTGGTCCGGCTTCAGATGCAATTGGG TTCTTCGAAGCTAATGGCTTCCCATGTCCCCTGAGGATGAATCCTTCTGATCACTTCCTTAGGATGATTAACAAAGATTTCGAG GAATCTGAAGATGGATCTACCGTTATATCTTCGAGAGCTGCTGAAGTGATCCAAACACTAATAGGATCTTTCAAATCTCGTGGTAGCTTAGGGACTGGAAATGAAGCGTGTCCAATGATTGAGAAG GGCACCACTATAATTCGTCAAAGGCAGGCAACATTCTTGACGAAGACGTTTGTTCTAACCAAAAGATCATTTGTTAACATGCACAGAGATACAGGCTACTACTGGTTGCGTTTTGTTATCTACATTGCCATTTGCTTAAGCATTGGCACAATTTTTTTCGATGTTGGCTCCAACTTTGCATCAATCCAA GCAAGAGCTTCTATGCTAATGTTTACATCAACCCTATTGACAATGATGGCCATCGGAGGATTCCCATCGTTTGTTGAAGATATGAAG ATATTTCGCAAAGAACGGATGAGCGGGCATTACGGCGCAACAGAGTTCGTAATATCCAACACGCTCTCCTCAGTCCCATACCTGGGCATCATCTCCATAATCCCAGGGGCAATAGCCTACTACCTGACCGGGCTACAGAGAGGAGTAGACCACTTCATCTACTTCGCCGCAGTTCTGTGGGCCTGCACGATGCTGGTAGAAGGGCTGATGATGATCGTCGCCGCCATCGTGCCAGATTTCCTGCTGGGGATCATCACCGGCTCCGGCGTGCAGGGGGTGCTGATGCTCAACGCCGGCTTCTTCCGGTTGCCGAGTGATCTGCCAAAGCCGGTTTGGAAGTACCCAACCTATTTCATCTCGTACCACAAGTATGCGACCCAGGGCCTGTACAAGAATGAGCTGCTAGGTTTGTCCTTTGAAGATGCtgctggcggcggtggactcACGGTCAGTGGCGAGTACATCCTGAAGAACTACTTGCAGGTGGAGTTAGGGTACTCTAAGTGGGTGGATCTTGCGATTTTAGTTGGGATGATCGTGATTTACAGGGTGGTTTTCTTGGGTATTATAAAGATTTCTGAGGTTGTGAAACCAAGGATGTTTCACTTTCTCTGTGCTTCGAAGGTATAA